A segment of the Arachis hypogaea cultivar Tifrunner chromosome 5, arahy.Tifrunner.gnm2.J5K5, whole genome shotgun sequence genome:
ataaacagAGTCCAAATTTCTTagccatctctcagatgaactaCAACTTATTGCTGAGCACCTGAACTTACATATGAAGAACAAGAGATATATATAGAATGAGAACCCTAACACATGGGTTCCCAATACAGtaaaagtgtcaaataaatacaatgcattataaTAGGAACTCACTAAGCATCTTAAACTTTCTTTCATCAATTATTCACCCTAAGTTTTCACTAATCCATGAATTAGGCAACTGTCTTAGGGGATATTAAGTCTAAttcaatttttcatctttttcaacTTTCCAAACTTTTCAACTTACAATTTATTACAGTATCATAACCAAAACCAGCACCATCCCTCACGTCAACCAACACTAGCATGagagacctctcagttgtacaaacacaagcaatacaaacaagtaattcaagtatagcaattagcacaTAATCATGTAACAGACAATTTGCTTATGACTTGATATGCTTGCCTTTGAATGGACTTGATTTTATTTTGGGCTTGGATTGGTTGTTAAATCATCATGTGTTGCTATACTGTTTTGAACATTCTATTCAACTTTTGTCTGAAGGATTAGAAGGGTCGGTAATAGCTTGGAGTTATTACTTGAACTTTGTGATGGTGAATTATAGTAAGAATGAGTGTCAGGAGTATGTGTTGTTAGCCGCTAGCTCGTcagaagataaataaaatttatatcaaaTTCCGGTAGTGAATGAATTTCTCAAGGTATTTCCCGATGCAATACTTGAATTTCTCCCTCCTCGAGAGAGAGAATTTGTAAATAGAATTAGTGTCGGGAGCATGACTAATCTCAATTATGCAGTATAAAATAATGCCATTGGAGCTGGCAGAACTTAAGGGTCAATTAGAGGAATTGATGGATAAGAGATTTATTCGATCAAGTGTTTCTTCGTGGGAGGCACCTGTCTTGTTACTAAAGAAGATGGATGGTAGTATGCGATTGTGTGGGAATTACAGGAAATTGAATAAGGTGGCGGTGAAGATTAAGTATCCTTTACCGAGaatagatgacttgatggatcaattgTACGTAAGGATCCAATGTTTTGTCCAAGATTGACTTGAGGTCATGTTATCATTAGATATGGGTGAGAGAGGAAGATATTCCTAAGACAGCCTTCatgactcgttatggtcattacgagtacactgtgatgtcctttgggttgacaaaTTTTCCTGctatattcatggattacatgaatagggTATTTCGACCTTTCCTTGACAAGTTTGTTGTGATTTTTATCGATGATATTATGATATACTCTAAGAATGCGAAGGAGCACGAAGAGCACTGGCGAATAGTTTTACAAATCCTCTATGCAAAGCTTTCTAAGTGCAAGTTTTGAAAGGAAGAAGTGAAGTTCTTAGGGCATGTGGTAAGCTGAGAAGGCATAACAGTGGATCTTGCTGAAGTTGAAGCAGTGACTGAATGGGGACAGCCAACAACCGTGACAGAGGTAAGAAGTTTCTTGGGCTTAGCTAAGTATTACCGAAGATTTATTAAGGGCTTCTCATAGATTGCCTTGCCTATGACCAAGTTGACTCGTAAAGATACGTTATTTGTATGGACGTCCAAATGTGAGGAGAGTTTTCAGACTCTGAAGGAGAGGATAACTATAGCGCCAGTGCTCGTATTGCCTGAATCCTATGAATAGTTTGAATTATACtctgatgcctcattgaagggctTAGGGTGTGTGCTGAGGCAACACCAGAACGTGGTGGCCTTTGCTTTGTGACAGTTGAGGCCACACGAAGCAAATTATCCTCCTACTCATAACTTGAAACTTGTTGCAGTTGTGTTTGCATTGAAAGTGTGGAGGCACTATCTTTATGGAGTAAAATTTCGAGTCTTTTCTGATCACAAGAGcctgaagtatctctttgatcagaaagaactCAATATGCATAAGAAGTGATGGATGGAGTTGTTAAAGAATTATGATTTTGAACTAAACTATCACCCGAAGAAAGCGAATTTAGTGGCAAATGCCTTGAGTATAAAATCTCTAAGCATTGCTTGGATGATGATTAAGAAAGAATCGCTGTTGAGTAAGTTTGCAGATCTTAAATTGGGCGTCAGAGAGGTGGCTGGAAGTGTTTGCTTAAACCAGGTGCATATCTCTAGCAACTTCAAGGCTGACATTCAGAAAACTCAGCAGGATGATCAAGAGCTATAAAAAATTGGGCAAGGAGAATGGGGAGGAATTATCTAGGACAGAAAGGGAATTTGAAGATATAAGGGGAGAATCTATGTAGCAATCATAGGAGATTTGCGACACAAAGTGTTGATAGAGGATCACATGAGCAGGTTCTCAATTCACCCTGGAGCTATCAAGATGTACCATGACGTGAAACAGATGCTCTAGTGGCcagaaataaaaaatgatatgGCAGTAAGTGTCTTACGTATCAAAAAGTGAAGATAGAGCACTAAAAGCCATCCAAAACGTTGCAACCACTTGAGATTCCATGATAGAATCGGAAAGGTATTGTTATGGATTTTGTGTCGAGCTTACCGAGGACTAGAGCAGGATATGATGCGGTGTGGCTAATTATGGATTGGTTGACAAAGTCTGCTCATTTCTTGCCAATTTGTATGAACTATTCTTTGGAGAAACTGGCGAGATTGTATATCAAGGAGATAGTGAGGTTACACGCAGTGCCTACGACCATAGTGTCGGATAAGGATCTCCGATTCATTTCGAGATTTTGGTGAGCCTTTCAGAAGGCATTTGGAACCCAATTGTGTTTGAACATGGCATACCATCCTCAAACCAATGGCCAATTAAAGAGGACGATTCAAActctagaggatatgttgagagcgtGTGTGTTGGATCAACCAGCTAATTGGGATTGTTACATACCTTTAGTGGAGTTTGTGTACAATAACGGTTACCATGCAAGCATCGGAATAGCTCCGTACGAGGCTTTGTGTGGGAGAAAGTGCAAATCTCCGTTGTGTTGGTATAAGGCCAGAGAATCAAGTTTGTTGGGTTCTGAATTAGTGGTAAAAACCACAGAACAGATTAAGAGAATCCTTACTGCTCAGAGTCGTCAAAAAAGTTATGCTTATTAGAGGCGTAAGcctttggagtttgaagagggCGATCATGTATTCTTGAAGGTTACTCCAACTGCGGGAGTGGGTAGAACTATAAAGACAAAGAAGTTAAACCTTCATTACATTAGTCCGTTTCAAATTCTAAAGAGGATTGGGCCAGTGGCTTACTAGATGGCCTTATCGCCACACCTTTCGAATCTGCATGATATATTTCACATTTTGCAGTTTGAGAATGACACATTTGATGTGACCCATGTGCTAGAGCCAGAATCGGTTCAATTGAGAGAAAATATGACATTTCAAGTTGCTCCGGTCAGAGTTGATGACGTTAGTGTCAAGAGACTCCATGGAAAAGAAATTTCATTAGTGAAAGTTGCTTGAAAACCACGGATGAGGGATCTGATGTCTAGTCCATTGTCTCTACTGTTGTATATAATCTATCTCTGTTGTGTGTGTTATGATCTTTTGATACACGTTTTTATTTGGATGACTGTAACTTGACTGGTAGGATTTACATTtgaatttctaaatttttgtgcCTAACAAAACCTTCTGTGTaggcatttttattttcttaatgacAAAAGagagagtaaaaataaaaaatgaattgaaTGATGAATGTTGTTAGAAAATACTATACTTTTTGGTACTATTTGGTTCTGTTTAAAGCTGTTTTATGGCTGGTTGGAGCTACTTCATTGATTTGAGAATTGTtagtttattaaatttttttttaatgtattattagGCTGGCTTTAAAGTTGAAAGATTTGGTAGACCAAGATGTTCTAGTAAATTTGTGGATACTAGGAAAATTATTGACACTACCTTTAAGAAAAAGCACACGTTTAGGGGGAGCTATCTGAATGAAAGAAAGGGAGAGATCCACATGAAGTTGGAACATTAAAGAGAAGTATCATTAACTTTTCTCACTTCTTTTAATTACAATTCATTTTCTTAAATAATGTTTGTTATTAAGAAAGAAATTgttgaatttgaaaaatcaaaaataataatttgataatGACTAACATTATAATTTGGGTTAAAAGTCTAAAAGTGTAGTTGATGTATGTGTTCATTGTGCAGAAAATCAAAATATGTAAAACAAACCTAAAACTCCCAAGAGCTAGCACTTGTTCTCATCTCTGGCCCATATTCAATGTGTCCAACACTCTAACCAAACACTCTTCTCTCTTCTGATCATAACCCATGTGACTAACTTTAAATCAATGATGAAAAGTTTTACAAATAAAAAGGTATGTGCAGATTAGGATTCCATCACAATGAAAATGGTAATCACCAAGCCTAAGCAtcaaagagaaaaaaggaaaaaaaaaggtcAGATGTTGGTACTAAAAGCAAAAATCAAATCAAAGGTTGAATCGGAAGACATATCAGCATAACAGTCCCATTCTTGTGCAAGAACTCTAGCTTGTTGAAGCTACTCTTCTTTTTGCTGCACATTTTcggataagaagaagaaaatagaggtcACAATTGAAACTTGAGATCAAAGAATAAATCAATGGGTCAGATTATTGAAgtcaaagaaaaaggaagaaagagaagcAATTAGGTAAGGATTTAAGACAAACTCTACAAACCATGAATCACTATTATTGTCACATCTCTCATCTGTGTCTCTGCTCTAATTTttggagaagaagaacaaagttAAAGATGTTTAATCAAGCTCAAATTTTGGAAGCTTTACTCTTATTTAAAAGGGTAAACGGCTAGACATTGAAGCAAGGAGAGTAAGTACAATATTTGGGTCTTCATAGCTTTTGAGCTAAACCTTCTTCATGgttttacattgaattttctgtttttcagttttatccttctttctttttcattcaatAGAAAAAAGCAAACATGTAAAGTATTAGTAAAAGTCATTGAGAAAAAAGTCAAATAGAGTAATCGTAGAAAAAAgtcagaaaattatttttaatctcttttgtatttttattttatattcatgaTCCAGATAAGATTTCCTTACTAAGTTAGGTGAGCACTTAGTGGTTGAAAATTTAGGAGTGAATTTATCCAAATCAAGTTTGGATAGAAGGTTAATTTGTCCTTCATAAGAGGATTTGGTAGAACTCTTGAAATTGGTGGTTGTTAACTTTGagaaagatagtgaaaattccaccacacTTATGGTAAAAACTAAATATAAACCTCATTGCACATAGTAATTGAACCAAAATACATAGTTGTGTCATTTACTCTTCCTTATTCTGTTTCTGTTTTCACTCGATATGAGACAATAAAATTGTGTCCTACTTAATCAATATTGCTGACTcaacataaattttaatttaaatccaatttaaaattaaaatatttaaatttaaaagagactATAAATTCACTTCCCTTCTCTAGGCTATTGAGAATCTTCacttagcatgatattacaatagaaataaaatctcATGCTGCTTCCAAAGCAATGAACATTCAAAGACGACGAGGTAACTAGAATTCTCTTTAATCACATCACCCACTTGCCAATATTATAACAGAATACAACTgtaatcccccccccccccctccctccctcttctctcttacctttttacttttatttatttatttttcgaatAACCAAGAGAAAGCACATTGTTGGATTGGAAtaatttaaagaagaaaaaaaatgaaaaaagagaaaatggatagaaagtgttttttttttggatgagaagaaaaaataaagtaaaaagaaaaaaataatgtcaAATCCACTAAAATATTTTCACTCCAAAGATGagatgaaaataaagaaaaatgtaGCAAACATTAATAAAATTACACATTTATCTCTTATTATTAATagattataatttatatagataaaaatattaatgtaattttatattattataattttctttcttctcacatttttttctatctaaacaaaagaaaattttctctctattttattttcatctattttttctttatccaaacaacacacaaataattttatttttctttctattttttctcttctcattttctttcctcttattttctttgctttgatTTTCTTTCCAATATCCAAACAAAGCCGTAGTGACTGGCCGTGCCTAAAACAAAAGGCCCACAATTAAAACCCTGCAAATGACTTGCATATTGATATACTTATACAGACATGATAACACAGCAAAAAGTGCAAAGTTCTTTCTTTAGAATTTGATAGGCTAATGAATTTCTGCTTTCAGCAAACAGAAGAATTATAGTAATTTACACTCTCACAGGACATGTACCCATTCAAACTTGGTCATCCCATTTCCATCTTCTTCCCACCTCTTCAAGAACAGCTGCGCGAGCTTGGCTTCTTCTTGCCTCATCCTCCACCCATGATCTGCAACATTTGGTCTCTTCATCAGACTATCACCGCATACAACTCAAAATAGAAATCACAATTTATACCATGAATATTGTAGCAGAACTCATAACTAATTTGTGCATCAAATCAAAGTTCTAAAATGCTCTGTTCTATATTTTATGTATAAGAGAAACAACTAAGTTTCATCAAGAGATGGTAGCTGCAACATTAATTGCAGAAACCTAACCATCGCCCTTCGCAAATTCTGCACCAGCGATACTCTAAATTTTACGCTTTGTTCAAGAAAAAGTTAAACTCAAAATATATGTAGCTAAGTAAACGAAAAATTTTTAACCTCAAATAATGTTGCCCCAAACCAAACAACTGAATAGCactagaaataaataaattatgacAACTAATTAGAAATGTGATTGCACACTACCAACTGTCCTACCTCTCTTTCTCTGGCTTTGCAAAGCTTACAAGTTTTGAGATTGTAATTTAAAAAGACATAAATGAAATAGGAGTTTCGAACATAAACAAGTTTAAACACAACAATAGTGGGGTAATATGTATGAGGGGAAGCCAGAAGTCATAAATTACCTAAGAATCTGAAGAGCTTCTTTCTCAGCTTCCAGTGTGGACTTGGTGTCAAGTATTTCTTCATGCTTGGACTTTAAATCACTGAGCAACTTCTGTACAGTTTGATTTTCATCGAGATATATGACTCTCTCTGATGCAAGCCTTTCTGATATCTCATCAACTTCTTTCTTTAAATTAAGTAGCAGCTGCTTCTGACAATCCATCGCCACCTTTTCTTTCAAATATTCTGCATATATCTTATCTTGGTTACTCTTTTCTTTCTCCAAAGTGTTAACTGCATCATGATAAATCCTTTCTAGATCAACACCTCGATTTTTCTCCTCACTATACTTCTGATCCCAAAACTTCTGTATGTCTCCTCGGCTAAGCAGCTCAAACCTGATCTCTTCTGCTTCAGCTTGCCTGACAGAATTCTCAGCTTCTATTCTTGACAATTCAGCAGAAATTGCTTCCTTCATCCTGCCACTTGTCAGAGCCACTGCTACTTGTGCGTTTGATGATGGTTTGTTTGGCTGAAATCGCTTGCTCTGTCCTGTAACAGTATGTTCAAAATAGAGCTCTCATATGATTATTACACATTTTTTAGCACTCAGTTACATAACCATAATAATTGACAGCGAGTAAGCATTAGCTGGATATAGAAAATTCTGAGCTGAATGCTGTTTCTCtcatttttactatatttctagTTTTCTACAGTTCTACATTGTTCTACAGTTGACATCACGAGAACACATAAGAATTTACATTTTTAAAAGAGTATAACtatgtaaacaaaaaaaaattgcaataTGATCTTCAATGAAATGAAATAATGAATCTTTTCTAGTGATCAATGTCATGTCACAATTTCCTAAGCTCAAACTctcaaaagaaataaaatgacCATATTTTACTGTACATAAAACTGTAGGGAAAACTGATATACTTGACAAATTTGTGTAACAGTCAATGTGAGAAAAGAAGATTAACATCAGTGCTTATACAAAACGCCTGAGGGATTATACCAAAAACTTTTCTGAGTATACTACTATCTCCTGCCAACATGTCCATGTACACTGCAGGTGAAGTGATCTCCTTCACATCCATATAGCCTGCTTTTTTAATTGATATCTGGACTGTAAACAAGTCAGGTTTTTAGAGCTGACAAACAGAATATATTCAAAACTCCATACACTATTATTTTGAAAACGGCCTACCTGATCAGTAACTCCAGAAAAAAATTCATACTCCAACTGAGCTTTCCAGTCGATTAGATCCTGTCTTGAGATGAATCTGCAGCATACATATATCTGAATCAGTaaaaatgaaaattgaatttgTCTATTATAAAATGTATAATATGGATTTCATACAAATTGATACTTACCTATCAGGACAAAAATTTATGTTATCTTTGCTGTTCAATCCACCAGAACCAGAATTATCCTTTGAATACAATTTGCTGGGGACTACACCAGCTTCTGCTAAGGCTTTAACCTCAAATTAAGAAGGAAAAATTCAAACTTCTGCAGCAGGTAAGAAAAATAACTTCCATATGAAGTAATGTTCTGCCAGTTTTTACCTTGAATGGATCTAAAATCAGGGTCTTCCACACTGACATCATCAAATGCAGTAACTACGGACTCAGAAAGTGATATAATTGGAGCAATCCTGTGTTTGGGGTTCCTAGAAAGACACAGAAATAACTTTCAATCGATGTCAGGCCATGCTTAAGCAATAAATTTTTCTTGAAAGAAGAATTCAAAATCGGTGCATGCCTCGGGAGCTAACCTTTCAAGAGAAGAATTCAATTTAACTAGCCATCTGGCAAACTCTCTTCTGGTACATAGTTGACAggcttcaacatcatcatcaattATCTACACAAATTGGCAAAGTCCACAATATTCATACTATTTAAATATAGACACACATGATAAATCTTACTCTAAATCAGGGTGTAATCTTATCATTTATGAATTTATAACAAATTATTATAGCACCTGCCCGCATACTGTCTACATGAGCATTTCCCTGGACCTTAGCCTCTATTCTTGCTTGATTTTTATCACTTTATAAGCATACATTTACTAGAGACATCAGTACAACAATAACCATACTTAAATGAGTATTGCAATGTTTACAAGATTTCAATACTAGTAACTAAAAAAGGTAACTAATTACACTTCATGTCGAATTTGACCTTTTCAAAACACAATTTTCATagggtaataataataaaactttaCAATATTTGTGGATCTTAATTTATATTTAGCTGACATGGTTTGGTGCATAACTGAACAATTTTTTAAATGCATCCAGGACTCCAGGTTCCCATTAATGATGgtttaatttaaaatgattaagCACTTCAAGTTCTTCCAAGTTCCCATAACGGTTTTACATGAACAATGAAGTAATCTTGCACTTGTATTGGCAAGTAACACATTCCAGTAAGTATCACTGGTCTCCTGGATTCATAACAAAAATCATGCTtctagtaaccaaccttcaaaGTCTTTAAGACTAATAATGCTTCTTCTTGTGTAGCATCCACAGAAACTGGAACTATAATACGATCAAGCTTTTCCAGTGTTGCTGATAAGAGTCAAAGCATTAGGACATTTCAAGATACCACCATAGGTAACACCATACACAACGTGATTTTAAATCTCttagctttttatattaaaaaaaaaaaaaaaaaactgaattttATTGGAACTGttgattattttataaatttatacaaatatgtgaaaagtgatatttttaataaaaaagctaATCTTTTGTCAGAAAAAAAAGCTGAAACAAACAGACTCTAAATAATGAAAGCAATATAGAAAATCTTAGTATAGCAATCAGAATAGCTTCCTAGTTATAGGAGAAATCAACAGCACCATACACGAGACATATACTTAAAGCCTTAGCCCTTAGATCACATTAAAGAGGAATATCATCGCAGTAATTTTGACAGGCAAACTATACTTAGAAGAAGTACCCGTTTCAGGGGCAGTAACAGGGGCAGGGACAGCCTCCTCCGCTGCCTCGGTAGTCAAACTGCTCTCACTATTCGACTCAAACTCTGCAGTCTTGTTTCGATCATCTTGAATCTTGACAGTACTCCATTTCCCTTGCAAAACATGCATCTGATCTCTGAATTGAATCTTGAATCCTACATTACACGCAACCAGAGACTTCAAAAATTGAAATTCACTGCCCAAATCATCACTCACCAATAGAACAAACAACTCAGATAACAAGAATTTACCTTTCCTTGTTAGAGAGAGCGTAGCAAGCAGAGCAACAAGAACAGCAAGCGTAGTCCCAATGCCTACTACCACATAGGAAGGAAACCCTACAGGCAAGTCAACGCCAAATTTCACACCTTAACTTTCTTCCCCATCAAACCCTAACTATTAAAATTACTAACAGCGACTAAAAATTCAAGCGTAATTACACACTGTCGCAATTTATTGATAATCATAATTAAGAATTGGGTGGTGTACCGATGAGGTGGAGGAAACATACCCTTGTTGGTAGGCTTGGGCTGGGCCGGATGCTCGAGGAAGGCCCAACCGCGGAACTCGTCGTCGTCAGGGGGAGAGAGCCAAGAGAGGGAGAGATTGGTGTGGTAGGCGAGGGAAGCGGAGAGATGGCGGTGGTGGTGGTAGCGAGTGGTTGTGCGCAGTGGATGCAAGGGTCGTAAGAAGCAGAGGAATGGGATTCGGAAGGaatttgaagaaaagagaatgtGGCGACGGGAGAAGGTGTTAGTGTTAGTGTTGGAGGGGTGGAAGAGGAAGCGACGGGAGAAAGTGGCagaatacattttattttttgaacacGGGCTAGCTAGGGTCTGGGGTTTGGGTTTGCGGAATTTTGGGGAAGTTGTTATCAGAGTTTTTGGTTTTCGCTTCGAAAATAAGAATGGAGATGGGGAAGGTGAAGGTCAGCTGCTCAGCTGGTGGAGTGCGGGGGTGGCGTGGTAGAGCCAGAGGGATAATCGAATCTAATACAATTAAGCATTACCAAACCAATCTATGCTACTATGGCCCACTCCTGCTGCACAAGGAGGATAAATTCTGTCTTAGTTTCTATAAATCAGTTTTAAGGAACTCTTAATAGCATATTTTAATCTTCAATAAAATTTGATcagcaaattaattttttatattttattttcctagacaaattaatttttatattaaatttttataaaaaattaaacaaataaatttttattattgtttaataaaATACAAtactttttacaaatttttaaaagagtaaagtatcgtttttgtccccaacattctaaagttgtccctaacgtttcaatcgtcctatttaaatccttaacgtttcaaaattgactcaatgttgtcctacctTTAGGGTATTGATGGTGAgataaaattgagacgattttgaaacgttagggacaaaaaacgatacatagaaataaattttagttttatccttcaataatatcaattttttactataatagtattcaattattttttaatcacatctctaagtaaattacacttaatcacattactttcattctaaataaaaaattttttataattttacacttaaaattataagttaatataaaaaattttatttagaatgaaagtagtgtgattaagtgtaatttacttagatgtgattaaaaaataattaaatattatatacagtaaaaaattaatattattgaaatataaaattaaaatttatttctatgtatcgtttttatccccaaTGTTTTTGTTCTATTCAAGTCCCCAACGTTACAAAATCGTgtcaattttgtcctgccgtcaattctgttagcggattcctaacggcaggacaacattgagtcaattttaaaatgttagggacttaaataggacgattgaaatgttAAGAACAATTTGAGACTTACCCAAACGTTGAAGAAAAAAACGATATTTtactctttttaaaatttatatatcaaTTTGTTTTAGACTATTTCTCTAAAAGCATTGTTTTTAAAAACTGAGTTTAAGAATTAAGAGTATCTCAAGTCCAAAAAATCGATTTCAGAATTACTTATTATCTCAAATTTCAAAACATTACACTTCAAAGGAATAACCTACAATAATAATTTCTTATCAATCTACTTAATTCCTCATCACTCAACTTATGAGtttaatgaaaatataataacagttttttttaaagaaaagattACAATATTAACTATATATAAGGCTAAGAGTATCATATAAATATAATGTCAAAACAAAACATCAAACAACTCATAAAAATAGCAATTTGAAACACTAAAAATTCCAAATAAAAGGATAATGACAGCATCATGTCTCCAACATACTTTTTACAATTTTGTTTCGATAAAAACACTTTTAAACAATATTACTATTTGTATGAACAATTTATTTGTCACAttcttttcattttaaattcTACCCCAAAAAAATGCAGGTGAAAAATTTCAAATGTATAATGTCCAAATCATGATGATGGAGTGTAATTGTCATGTCatttgattattttttcaattatttaaatcatTGACATTACTATTATATCtacattatatttaattttgagtGATGTTACatgtacaaatttttttttgtaaccaAATCTAATTAAGTTAGTACAAAGTCCACCAAAAAAAAAGCATGTATatattactactatttttttgtgtttttgcatTATACAAAT
Coding sequences within it:
- the LOC112802699 gene encoding uncharacterized protein: MYSATFSRRFLFHPSNTNTNTFSRRHILFSSNSFRIPFLCFLRPLHPLRTTTRYHHHRHLSASLAYHTNLSLSWLSPPDDDEFRGWAFLEHPAQPKPTNKGFPSYVVVGIGTTLAVLVALLATLSLTRKGFKIQFRDQMHVLQGKWSTVKIQDDRNKTAEFESNSESSLTTEAAEEAVPAPVTAPETATLEKLDRIIVPVSVDATQEEALLVLKTLKIIDDDVEACQLCTRREFARWLVKLNSSLERNPKHRIAPIISLSESVVTAFDDVSVEDPDFRSIQALAEAGVVPSKLYSKDNSGSGGLNSKDNINFCPDRFISRQDLIDWKAQLEYEFFSGVTDQISIKKAGYMDVKEITSPAVYMDMLAGDSSILRKVFGQSKRFQPNKPSSNAQVAVALTSGRMKEAISAELSRIEAENSVRQAEAEEIRFELLSRGDIQKFWDQKYSEEKNRGVDLERIYHDAVNTLEKEKSNQDKIYAEYLKEKVAMDCQKQLLLNLKKEVDEISERLASERVIYLDENQTVQKLLSDLKSKHEEILDTKSTLEAEKEALQILRSWVEDEARRSQARAAVLEEVGRRWKWDDQV